A window of Ovis canadensis isolate MfBH-ARS-UI-01 breed Bighorn chromosome X, ARS-UI_OviCan_v2, whole genome shotgun sequence contains these coding sequences:
- the MED12 gene encoding mediator of RNA polymerase II transcription subunit 12 isoform X19: MAAFGILSYEHRPLKRPRLGPPDVYPQDPKQKEDELTALNVKQGFNNQPAVSGDEHGTAKNVNFNPAKISSNFSSIIAEKLRCNTLPDIGRRKPQVNQKDNFWLVTARSQSAINTWFTDLAGTKPLTQLAKKVPIFSKKEEVFGYLAKYTVPVMRAAWLIKMTCAYYAAISETKVKKRHIDPFTEWTQIITKCLWEQLQKMAEYYRPGPAGSGGCGSTIGPLPHDVEMAIRQWDYNEKLAMFMFQDGMLDRHEFLTWVLECFEKIRPGEDELLKLLLPLLLRYSGEFVQSAYLSRRLAYFCTRRLALQLDGVSSHSSHVMSAQSTSTLPTTPAPQPPTSSTPSTPFSDLLMCPQHRPLVFGLSCILQTILLCCPSALVWHYSLTDSRIKTGSPLDHLPIAPSNLPMPEGNSAFTQQVRAKLREIEQQIKERGQAVEVRWSFDKCQEATAGFTIGRVLHTLEVLDSHSFERSDFSNSLDSLCNRIFGLGPSKDGHEISSDDDAVVSLLCEWAVSCKRSGRHRAMVVAKLLEKRQAEIEAERCGESEAADEKGSIASGSLSAPSAPIFQDVLLQFLDTQAPMLTDPRSESERVEFFNLVLLFCELIRHDVFSHNMYTCTLISRGDLAFGAPGPRPPSPFDDPADDPERKEAEGSSSSKLEDPGLSESMDIDPSSSVLFEDMEKPDFSLFSPTMPCEGKGSPSPEKPDVEKEVKPPPKEKLEGTLGVLYDQPRHVQYATHFPIPQEESCSHECNQRLVVLFGVGKQRDDARHAIKKITKDILKVLNRKGTAETDQLAPIVPLNPGDLTFLGGEDGQKRRRNRPEAFPTAEDIFAKFQHLSHYDQHQVTAQVSRNVLEQITSFALGMSYHLPLVQHVQFIFDLMEYSLSISGLIDFAIQLLNELSVVEAELLLKSSDLVGSYTTSLCLCIVAVLRHYHACLILNQDQMAQVFEGLCGVVKHGMNRSDGSSAERCILAYLYDLYTSCSHLKSKFGELFSDFCSKVKNTIYCNVEPSESNMRWAPEFMIDTLENPAAHTFTYTGLGKSLSENPANRYSFVCNALMHVCVGHHDSDRVNDIAILCAELTGYCKSLSAEWLGVLKALCCSSNNGTCGFNDLLCNVDVSDLSFHDSLATFVAILIARQCLLLEDLIRCAAIPSLLNAACSEQDSEPGARLTCRILLHLFKTPQLNPCQSDGNKPTVGIRSSCDRHLLAASQNRIVDGAVFAVLKAVFVLGDAELKGSGFTVTGGTEELPEEEGGGGSGSRRQGGRNISVETASLDVYAKYVLRSICQQEWVGERCLKSLCEDSNDLQDPVLSSAQAQRLMQLICYPHRLLDNEDGENPQRQRIKRILQNLDQWTMRQSSLELQLMIKQTPNNEMNSLLENIAKATIEVFQQSAETGSSSGNAASNMPSSSKTKPVLSSLERSGVWLVAPLIAKLPTSVQGHVLKAAGEELENGQHLDTSSRKERDRQKQKSMSLLSQQPFLSLVLTCLKGQDEQREGLLTSLYSQVHQIVTNWKDDHYLDDCKPKQLMHEALKLRLNLVGGMFDTVQRSTQQTTEWAVLLLEIIISGTVDMQSNNELFTTVLDMLSVLINGTLAADMSSISQGSMEENKRAYMNLVKKLRKELAERQSDSLEKVYQLLPLPKPTRDVITCEPQGSLIDTKGNKIAGFDSIFKKEGLQVSTKQKISPWDLFEGLKPSAPLSWGWFGTVRVDRRVARGEEQQRLLLYHTHLRPRPRAYYLEPLPLPPEDEEPPAPTLLEPEKKAPEPPKTDKPGAAPPSTEERKKKSTKGKKRSQPAVKTEDYGMGPGRSGPYGVTVPPDLLHHANPGSISHLSYRQSSIGLYTQNQPLPAGGPRVDPYRPVRLPMQKLPTRPPYPGVLPTTMTGVMGLEPASYKTSVYRQQQPAVPQGQRLRQQLQAKISQGMLGQSSVHQMTPSSSYGLQTSQGYTSYVSHVGLQQHTGPADPTRHLQQRPSGYVHQQAPTYGHGLTSTQRFSHQTLQQTPMIGTMTSLGPQGVQAGIRSASILPEQQQQQQQQQQQQQQQQQQQQQQQQQQYHIRQQQQQQQQQQILRQQQQQQQQQQQQQQQQQQQQQQAHQQQQQQAAPPQPQPQSQPQFQRQGLQQTQQQQQTAALVRQLQQQLSNTQPQPNTNIFGRY; this comes from the exons ATGGCGGCCTTCGGGATCTTGAGCTACGAACACCGGCCCCTGAAGCGGCCGCGGCTGGGGCCTCCTGATGTGTACCCTCAAGATCCCAAACAGAAGGAG GATGAATTAACGGCCTTGAATGTAAAACAAGGTTTCAATAACCAGCCCGCTGTCTCTGGGGATGAACATGGCACTGCCAAGAATGTCAACTTTAATCCTGCCAAG ATCAGTTCCAACTTCAGCAGCATCATTGCAGAGAAGTTACGTTGTAACACCCTCCCTGACATTGGTAGAAGGAAGCCCCAAGTGAACCAGAAGGACAACTTCTGGCTGGTGACTGCACGATCCCAGAGTGCCATTAATACTTGGTTTACTGATCTGGCTGGCACCAAGCCACTCACACAACTAGCCAAAAAG GTCCCCATTTTCAGTAAGAAGGAAGAAGTGTTTGGGTATTTAGCCAAATACACAGTGCCTGTGATGCGGGCTGCCTGGCTCATTAAGATGACCTGTGCCTACTATGCAGCAATCTCAGAGACCAAGGTTAAGAAGAGACATATTGACCCCTTCACAG AATGGACTCAGATCATCACCAAGTGCTTATGGGAGCAGCTTCAAAAGATGGCTGAATACTACCGACCAGGGCCTGCTGGAAGTGGGGGCTGTGGCTCCACTATAGGGCCCTTACCCCATGATGTTGAGATGGCAATCCGGCAGTGGGACTACAACGAGAAGCTGGCCATGTTCATGTTTCAG GACGGAATGCTGGACAGACATGAGTTCCTGACCTGGGTACTTGAGTGTTTTGAGAAAATCCGTCCTGGAGAGGATGAACTGCTTAAActgctgctgcccctgctgcTTCGA TACTCTGGAGAGTTTGTTCAGTCTGCATACCTCTCCCGCCGCCTTGCCTACTTCTGTACACGGAGACTGGCCCTGCAGCTGGATGGTGTGAGCAGTCACTCATCTCATGTGATGTCTGCTCAGTCGACAAGCACACTGCCCACCACCCCTGCTCCTCAGCCCCCAACTAGCAGCACACCCTCTACACCCTTTAGTGACCTGCTTATGTGCCCTCAGCACCGGCCCCTAGTTTTTGGCCTCAGCTGTATCCTTCAG ACCATCCTGCTGTGTTGTCCTAGTGCCCTGGTTTGGCACTATTCACTGACTGATAGTCGAATCAAGACTGGCTCACCACTTGACCACCTGCCTATTGCCCCCTCCAACCTGCCCATGCCAGAGGGCAACAGTGCCTTCACTCAGCAG GTTCGTGCAAAGTTGCGGGAGATCGAGCAACAGATCAAGGAGCGAGGACAGGCCGTTGAGGTTCGCTGGTCTTTTGATAAGTGCCAGGAAGCTACTGCAG GCTTCACCATTGGACGAGTACTCCATACTTTGGAAGTGTTGGACAGCCATAGTTTTGAACGCTCTGACTTCAGCAACTCTCTTGATTCCCTCTGTAATCGAATCTTTGGATTGGGGCCTAGCAAGGATGGGCATGAG ATCTCCTCAGATGATGATGCAGTGGTATCATTACTGTGTGAATGGGCTGTCAGCTGCAAGCGTTCTGGTCGGCATCGTGCGATGGTGGTAGCCaagctgctggagaagagacaggCAGAGATTGAGGCTGAG CGTTGTGGAGAATCGGAAGCTGCAGATGAGAAGGGTTCCATTGCCTCTGGCTCCCTTTCTGCTCCCAGTGCTCCCATTTTCCAAGATGTCCTCTTACAGTTTCTGGATACACAGGCTCCCATGCTGA cGGACCCCCGAAGTGAGAGTGAGCGAGTGGAATTCTTTAACTTGGTACTGCTGTTCTGTGAACTGATTCGACATGATGTTTTCTCCCACAACATGTACACTTGCACCCTCATCTCCCGAGGGGACCTTGCCTTCGGAGCCCCTGGTCCCCGGcctccctctccctttgatgacccGGCTGATGACCCAGAGCGCAAGGAGGCtgagggcagcagcagcagcaagctggaG GATCCAGGACTCTCAGAGTCTATGGACATTGACCCTAGCTCCAGTGTGCTCTTTGAGGACATGGAGAAGCCTGATTTCTCA TTGTTCTCCCCCACTATGCCCTGTGAGGGGAAGGGCAGTCCATCCCCTGAGAAACCAGATGTTGAGAAGGAGGTGAAGCCCCCACCCAAGGAGAAGCTAGAAGGAACCCTTGGGGTTCTTTATGACCAGCCGCGGCATGTGCAGTATGCCACACACTTTCCCATCCCCCAG GAGGAGTCATGCAGCCATGAGTGCAACCAGCGGTTGGTCGTACTGTTTGGGGTGGGAAAGCAGCGAGATGATGCCCGCCATGCCATCAAGAAAATTACCAAGGATATCCTGAAGGTTCTGAACCGCAAGGGGACAGCAGAAACTG ACCAGCTTGCTCCTATTGTGCCTCTGAATCCTGGAGACCTGACATTCTTAG GTGGGGAGGATGGACAGAAGCGGCGACGAAACCGACCTGAAGCTTTTCCCACTGCCGAGGATATCTTTGCTAAGTTCCAGCATCTTTCGCATTATGACCAACACCAGGTCACGGCTCAG GTCTCCCGGAATGTTCTGGAGCAGATCACGAGCTTTGCCCTTGGCATGTCGTACCACTTGCCTCTGGTGCAGCATGTGCAGTTTATCTTCGACCTCATGGAATATTCACTCAGCATCAGTGGCCTCATCGACTTTGCTATTCAG CTGCTGAATGAACTGAGTGTAGTCGAGGCCGAACTGCTTCTCAAATCCTCAGATCTGGTGGGCAGCTACACCACGAGCCTGTGCCTGTGCATCGTGGCTGTCCTGCGCCACTATCACGCCTGCCTCATCCTCAACCAGGACCAGATGGCACAGGTCTTTGAGGG GCTGTGTGGCGTAGTTAAGCATGGGATGAACCGGTCCGATGGTTCCTCTGCAGAACGCTGTATCCTTGCATATCTCTATGATCTGTACACCTCCTGTAGCCATTTAAAGAGCAAATTTGGGGAACTCTTCAG TGACTTCTGCTCCAAGGTGAAGAACACCATCTACTGCAATGTGGAGCCATCAGAGTCCAACATGCGCTGGGCACCTGAGTTCATGATCGACACTTTAGAGAACCCCGCTGCTCACACCTTCACCTACACGGGGCTAGGCAAGAGTCTTAGTGAGAACCCTGCTAACCGCTACAGCTTTGTCTGCAATGCCCTTATGCACGTCTGTGTGGGGCACCATGATTCGGATAG GGTGAATGACATCGCCATCCTGTGTGCAGAGCTGACCGGCTATTGCAAGTCACTGAGTGCAGAGTGGCTGGGAGTGCTTAAGGCCTTGTGCTGCTCCTCTAACAATGGCACTTGTGGTTTCAACGACCTCCTCTGCAATGTAGAT GTCAGTGACCTGTCTTTTCACGACTCCCTGGCCACTTTTGTTGCCATCCTCATCGCTCGGCAGTGTTTGCTCCTGGAGGATCTGATTCGCTGTGCGGCCATCCCTTCACTCCTTAATGCTG CTTGCAGTGAACAGGACTCTGAGCCAGGGGCCCGGCTTACCTGCCGCATCCTCCTCCATCTTTTCAAGACACCTCAACTCAATCCTTGCCAATCGGATGGAA ACAAGCCTACTGTAGGAATCCGCTCCTCCTGTGACCGCCACCTGCTGGCTGCCTCCCAGAACCGCATCGTGGATGGAGCTGTGTTTGCTGTTCTCAAGGCTGTGTTTGTACTTG GGGATGCGGAACTGAAGGGTTCGGGCTTCACTGTGACAGGAGGAACAGAAGAACttccagaggaggagggaggaggtggcAGTGGCAGTCGGAGGCAGGGTGGCCGCAACATCTCTGTGGAGACAGCCAGTCTGGATGTCTATGCCAAGTACGTGCTACGCAGCATCTGCCAGCAG GAATGGGTAGGAGAACGTTGCCTTAAATCGCTGTGTGAAGACAGCAATGACCTGCAAGACCCAGTGTTGAGCAGTGCCCAGGCCCAGCGCCTCATGCAGCTTATCTGCTACCCACATCGGCTGCTGGACAACGAGGATGGGGAAAACCCGCAGCGGCAACGCATTAAGCGTATTCTCCAG AACTTGGACCAGTGGACCATGCGCCAGTCTTCGTTGGAACTACAGCTCATGATCAAGCAGACCCCTAACAAT GAGATGAACTCCCTCTTAGAGAACATCGCCAAGGCCACAATCGAGGTTTTCCAACAGTCTGCAGAGACAGGGTCATCTTCTGGAAATGCTGCAAGCAACATGCCCAGCAGCAGCAAGACCAAGCCTGTGCTCAG CTCCCTAGAACGCTCGGGTGTATGGCTGGTGGCTCCTCTCATTGCCAAATTGCCCACCTCAGTCCAGGGGCATGTGTTAAAGGCTGCTGGGGAAGAATTGGAGAACGGCCAGCACCTGGACACCTCTTCCCGCAAAGAACGTGATCGACAAAAGCAAAAGAG CATGTCCCTGTTGAGCCAGCAGCCCTTCTTATCCCTGGTGCTGACATGTCTGAAGGGGCAGGATGAGCAGCGTGAGGGACTCCTTACCTCCCTCTACAGCCAGGTCCACCAG ATTGTGACTAACTGGAAAGATGACCATTATTTAGATGATTGCAAACCAAAGCAGCTAATGCATGAGGCACTCAAACTGCGGCTCAACCTG GTGGGGGGCATGTTTGACACAGTGCAGCGCAGCACCCAGCAGACCACGGAGTGGGCTGTGCTCCTCCTGGAGATCATCATCAGCGGCACTGTCGACATGCAGTCCAACAA TGAGCTCTTCACCACTGTCCTGGACATGCTAAGCGTGCTCATCAATGGGACCCTAGCTGCAGACATGTCCAGCATCTCCCAGGGCAGCATGGAGGAAAACAAACGTGCCTACATGAACCTGGTGAAGAAGCTGCGG AAAGAGTTGGCGGAACGCCAGTCGGATAGTCTGGAAAAAGTTTACCAGCTGCTGCCACTGCCCAAGCCGACTCGAGACGTGATCACGTGTGAGCCGCAGGGCTCCCTTATTGACACCAAGGGCAACAAGATTGCTGGCTTCGACTCCATCTTCAAGAAGGAG GGTCTTCAGGTTTCCACCAAACAAAAGATCTCTCCCTGGGATCTTTTTGAGGGCTTGAAGCCATCAGCGCCACTGTCTTGGGGCTGGTTTGGAACAGTCCGGGTGGACCGGCGCGTGGCCCGTGGAGAGGAGCAGCAGCGACTGCTGCTGTACCACACACACCTGAGGCCCCGGCCCCGCGCCTACTACCTGGAGCCACTGCCACTGCCTCCAGAAGACGAGgaaccccctgcccccaccctgctaGAGCCTGAAAAAAAGGCTCCAGAGCCCCCCAAAACTGACAAACCTGGAGCTGCTCCACCCAGCACTGAGGAACGCAAGAAGAAGTCCACCAAGGGCAAGAAGCGCAGCCAGCCTGCCGTCAAGACAGAA GACTATGGAATGGGCCCAGGCCGAAGTGGCCCCTACGGAGTGACAGTACCTCCAGACCTCCTGCACCATGCCAACCCTGGCTCCATCTCCCACCTTAGCTATAGGCAGAGCTCCATAGGCCTCTACACCCAGAACCAGCCACTGCCAGCAG GTGGCCCCCGCGTGGATCCATATCGCCCCGTGCGGTTACCAATGCAGAAGCTGCCTACCCGCCCACCTTACCCCGGAGTGCTGCCCACGACCATGACTGGTGTCATGGGACTGGAACCTGCCTCCTACAAGACGTCTGTGTACCGACAGCAGCAGCCTGCAGTGCCCCAAGGACAGCGCCTTCGCCAACAGCTCCAGGCAAAGATA AGTCAAGGGATGTTGGGACAGTCATCTGTCCATCAGATGACTCCCAGTTCTTCGTACGGTTTGCAGACCTCCCAG ggCTATACTTCTTATGTTTCTCATGTGGGATTGCAGCAACACACAGGCCCTGCAG ATCCTACTCGCCACCTGCAGCAGCGGCCCAGTGGCTATGTGCACCAGCAGGCCCCAACCTATGGACATGGGCTGACCTCCACTCAAAG GTTTTCCCACCAGACACTGCAGCAAACACCCATGATAGGCACCATGACCtcactgggcccccagggtgTCCAGGCCGGCATCCGGTCAGCTTCCATCCtgcctgagcagcagcagcagcagcagcaacagcagcaacagcagcaacagcagcaacagcagcaacagcagcagcagcaacagcagtaccATAtccggcagcagcagcagcagcagcagcagcaacagatccTGCGG cagcaacagcagcagcagcagcaacagcagcagcagcagcaacagcagcaacagcagcagcaacaagcacaccagcagcaacagcagcaggcgGCTCCtcctcagccccagccccagtcccAGCCCCAG TTCCAGCGCCAGGGGCTTCAGCAgacacagcaacaacaacagacaGCAGCTTTGGTCCGGCAGCTCCAACAACAGCTCTCCA ACACCCAGCCACAGCCCAATACCAACATATTTGGACGCTACTGA